A part of Streptomyces sp. NBC_00557 genomic DNA contains:
- a CDS encoding C40 family peptidase, with the protein MASHRKPRPGGTSGAGLRTPALATAALTSMAVFSQTAEAAPRTDHAKPSLEEVEKKVDDLYRQAESATEKYNAAKERTGRQRGRVDALRDELARRTERLNKAREELGSFAAAQYRTGAAAPGTATFLLANDPQDYFDQSQLMNRLTSREKRAVDAYIGEQAATMKERRQASDSLRTLDASQRDLRTAKATVQRKLASARELLATLTAQEKARLAAIEREKQQEAARRAAELAKQQAARQQADSSSSTASASGSAGSTASSSYDTKAEKALAFARAQLGKPYVWGATGPDSYDCSGLTQAAWKAAGVTLPRTTYDQVGAGTTVSLADARPGDLIFFYDDISHVGVYIGNGMMIHAPKPGAYVREESIYYGGESIIHSVVRPG; encoded by the coding sequence TTGGCGTCGCACCGCAAGCCGCGCCCCGGCGGGACCTCTGGCGCGGGCCTCCGCACCCCCGCCCTCGCCACCGCCGCCCTCACCTCCATGGCCGTGTTCTCGCAGACCGCCGAGGCCGCCCCGAGAACCGATCACGCCAAGCCCAGCCTGGAGGAGGTCGAGAAGAAGGTCGACGACCTCTACCGCCAGGCGGAGTCGGCGACCGAGAAGTACAACGCGGCCAAGGAGCGGACCGGCAGGCAGCGGGGACGCGTCGACGCCCTGCGCGACGAGCTCGCCCGGCGCACCGAGCGCCTCAACAAGGCACGCGAGGAGCTGGGTTCCTTCGCCGCCGCCCAGTACCGCACCGGCGCCGCCGCTCCCGGCACGGCCACCTTCCTGCTCGCGAACGACCCGCAGGACTACTTCGACCAGAGCCAGCTGATGAACCGGCTGACCTCACGGGAGAAGCGCGCGGTCGACGCCTACATCGGCGAGCAGGCCGCGACCATGAAGGAGCGGCGGCAGGCCTCCGACAGCCTGCGCACGCTGGACGCGTCACAGCGCGATCTGCGCACCGCCAAGGCCACCGTGCAGCGGAAACTGGCCTCCGCGCGCGAGCTGCTGGCCACGCTGACGGCCCAGGAGAAGGCCCGGCTGGCCGCCATCGAGCGGGAGAAGCAGCAGGAGGCGGCCCGCAGGGCGGCGGAGCTGGCGAAGCAGCAGGCGGCCCGGCAGCAGGCCGACTCGTCCTCGTCCACGGCGTCCGCCTCCGGCTCGGCGGGGTCCACGGCGTCCAGCTCGTACGACACGAAGGCCGAGAAGGCGTTGGCCTTCGCCCGCGCGCAGCTCGGCAAGCCCTATGTGTGGGGCGCCACCGGCCCGGACTCCTACGACTGCTCGGGCCTCACCCAGGCCGCCTGGAAGGCCGCCGGCGTCACGCTTCCGCGCACCACGTACGACCAGGTCGGCGCGGGTACCACGGTCTCGCTGGCCGATGCCCGGCCGGGTGACCTGATCTTCTTCTACGACGACATCAGCCACGTCGGCGTCTACATAGGCAACGGCATGATGATCCACGCCCCGAAGCCGGGCGCGTACGTCCGCGAGGAGTCCATCTACTACGGCGGCGAGTCGATCATCCACAGCGTGGTCCGCCCCGGCTGA
- a CDS encoding tellurite resistance/C4-dicarboxylate transporter family protein, with amino-acid sequence MPGISGLRAWWAERSPAAGSAVMATGILSIGLHLTGAETVSRAVLALAWVAWIALAAAFVLRLVAEPRHWMAEAESPGALTSVAATTVLGTRMSAAGARTTAEALLALAALLCPVLLFLVVRRWGRRMPGSVFLCCVATQGLAVLAATLAAAERTAWPAHTALVVFWLGLVLYGAALTRFDGRQVLQGAGDHWIAGGALGISALAGARLLMAGDTGLYLWNADDRGVLRTVTVVLLVLDLAWYAVLVAAEAVRPRRGCHLLRWATVFPMGMTAVAVLSVASAVGVTWLTWPGRLLLWVAVAAWLVVAAGALLAARGAGGGTSVRSTGRR; translated from the coding sequence ATGCCCGGCATCTCAGGTCTGCGTGCGTGGTGGGCGGAGCGGTCCCCCGCGGCCGGGTCCGCGGTGATGGCGACCGGCATCCTGTCGATCGGCCTGCATCTGACCGGTGCCGAGACCGTGTCCCGGGCGGTGTTGGCGCTGGCCTGGGTCGCCTGGATCGCGCTGGCCGCCGCCTTCGTGCTGCGGCTGGTCGCCGAGCCGCGGCACTGGATGGCCGAGGCGGAGAGTCCGGGCGCGCTCACCTCCGTCGCCGCGACCACGGTGCTCGGCACCCGGATGTCGGCCGCGGGCGCCCGGACCACCGCCGAGGCCCTGCTGGCCCTCGCCGCGCTGCTCTGCCCGGTGCTGCTGTTCCTGGTCGTACGGCGCTGGGGGCGGCGCATGCCGGGCTCGGTGTTCCTGTGCTGTGTGGCCACGCAGGGGCTCGCCGTACTGGCCGCGACCCTGGCCGCGGCCGAGCGCACGGCCTGGCCGGCGCACACGGCGCTGGTGGTGTTCTGGCTGGGTCTGGTGCTCTACGGCGCCGCACTGACCCGCTTCGACGGACGGCAGGTGCTTCAGGGGGCGGGCGACCACTGGATCGCGGGCGGTGCACTCGGGATCTCGGCGCTGGCCGGAGCGAGACTGCTCATGGCCGGGGACACGGGCCTGTACCTCTGGAACGCCGACGACCGCGGCGTGCTGCGCACCGTGACCGTGGTCCTGCTGGTGCTGGATCTGGCCTGGTACGCCGTGCTGGTGGCCGCCGAGGCGGTGCGGCCCCGGCGCGGCTGTCACCTGCTGCGCTGGGCGACGGTGTTCCCGATGGGGATGACGGCGGTGGCCGTGCTGTCCGTCGCGAGCGCGGTCGGCGTCACCTGGCTCACCTGGCCGGGACGGTTGCTGCTGTGGGTTGCGGTGGCGGCGTGGCTCGTGGTCGCCGCCGGTGCGCTGCTCGCGGCCCGTGGCGCCGGCGGCGGGACGAGCGTCAGGTCCACAGGACGGCGATGA
- a CDS encoding C40 family peptidase — MAAHRKPRQRSIGGHTARTAATLALAGAATATGFDGTGHAEPQLTPAQVKAKVDKLYQEAEAATEKYDGAKEQADAAQRRLNALRDETARKQQKLNAARDALGSIAAAQYREGGFAPAWQLALSGDPDRYLDNAAFAERAGDRESAAVSRVREQLREIEQLRGAARVELASLRSRQAELRRQKKTVTGRLAEARRLLARLSPRERTEVTGAGGTTPGRASRSASGARDALEQAGSAAAPNARAAEAIAYAYAKLGSPYVWGAAGPNAFDCSGLVQAAYRSAGISLPRTTYAQINAGRRVSRSELRPGDLVFYYSGISHVGIYVGNGQIIHAPNPSAPVRLAPVDLMPFAGATRVA; from the coding sequence GTGGCAGCGCATCGCAAGCCCCGGCAACGCTCGATCGGGGGCCATACGGCCCGGACGGCCGCCACCCTCGCCCTGGCCGGCGCGGCCACCGCGACGGGGTTCGACGGCACCGGACACGCCGAGCCGCAGCTGACGCCGGCCCAGGTGAAGGCCAAGGTCGACAAGCTGTACCAGGAGGCGGAGGCCGCGACCGAGAAGTACGACGGCGCGAAGGAGCAGGCGGACGCCGCGCAGCGGCGGCTGAACGCGCTGCGCGACGAGACCGCGCGCAAGCAGCAGAAGCTCAACGCGGCCCGGGACGCGCTCGGTTCGATCGCGGCGGCGCAGTACCGCGAGGGCGGATTCGCTCCGGCCTGGCAGCTGGCCCTGTCCGGCGACCCCGACCGGTACCTGGACAACGCCGCGTTCGCGGAGCGGGCCGGTGACCGCGAGTCCGCCGCCGTGTCCCGGGTGCGCGAACAGCTGCGGGAGATCGAGCAGTTGCGCGGCGCCGCCCGCGTCGAGCTGGCGTCGCTGCGGTCCCGGCAGGCCGAGCTGCGGCGGCAGAAGAAGACCGTCACCGGCAGGCTGGCGGAGGCCCGGCGGCTGCTGGCACGCCTGAGTCCGCGGGAGCGCACCGAGGTCACCGGCGCGGGCGGCACCACGCCGGGGCGCGCCTCCCGCTCGGCTTCGGGCGCCCGGGACGCGCTGGAACAGGCCGGGTCGGCCGCGGCGCCGAACGCGCGCGCCGCCGAGGCCATCGCCTACGCCTACGCCAAGCTCGGCAGCCCCTATGTGTGGGGCGCGGCCGGCCCGAACGCCTTCGACTGCTCGGGCCTGGTCCAGGCCGCCTACCGCTCCGCCGGCATCTCCCTGCCCCGCACCACCTACGCCCAGATCAACGCGGGCCGACGCGTCTCCCGCTCCGAACTCCGTCCGGGCGACCTGGTGTTCTACTACTCCGGGATCAGCCACGTCGGCATCTATGTGGGCAACGGGCAGATCATCCACGCCCCGAACCCCTCGGCGCCGGTCCGGCTCGCCCCGGTCGACCTGATGCCGTTCGCGGGGGCGACCCGGGTGGCCTGA
- a CDS encoding response regulator transcription factor gives MSDATEANGTAGTPGAPGTGAADGGAGGRRVRVVLVDDHRMFRTGVQAEIGQTAETGVEVVGEAADVDQAVTVITATRPEVVLLDVHLPGGGGVEVLRRCAPLMADPERPVRFLALSVSDAAEDVIGVIRGGARGYVTKTITGTDLVDSIFRVQEGDAVFSPRLAGFVLDAFASTDAPPVDEDLDRLTQREREVLRLIARGYAYKEIAKQLFISVKTVESHVSAVLRKLQLSNRHELTRWATARRLV, from the coding sequence ATGAGCGACGCGACCGAGGCGAACGGCACGGCGGGAACCCCCGGGGCGCCCGGGACCGGGGCTGCCGACGGCGGCGCGGGCGGACGGCGCGTGCGGGTGGTGCTGGTGGACGACCACCGGATGTTCCGCACCGGCGTCCAGGCCGAGATCGGGCAGACCGCCGAGACCGGCGTCGAGGTGGTCGGCGAGGCCGCGGACGTCGACCAGGCGGTCACGGTCATCACCGCGACCCGGCCCGAGGTGGTCCTGCTCGACGTCCATCTGCCGGGCGGCGGCGGGGTGGAAGTGCTGCGCCGGTGCGCGCCGTTGATGGCGGACCCCGAACGGCCGGTCCGCTTCCTCGCGCTGTCGGTGTCGGACGCGGCGGAGGACGTGATCGGGGTGATCCGCGGCGGCGCCCGCGGCTATGTCACCAAGACCATCACCGGCACCGACCTGGTCGACTCCATCTTCCGGGTGCAGGAGGGCGACGCCGTCTTCTCCCCGCGGCTGGCCGGGTTCGTCCTGGACGCCTTCGCCTCCACCGACGCCCCGCCCGTGGACGAGGACCTGGACCGCCTCACCCAGCGCGAGCGGGAGGTGCTGCGGCTGATCGCCCGTGGCTACGCCTACAAGGAGATCGCCAAGCAGCTGTTCATCTCCGTGAAGACGGTCGAGTCCCATGTCTCGGCGGTGCTGCGCAAGCTCCAGCTGTCCAACCGGCACGAGCTGACCCGCTGGGCGACGGCCCGCCGGCTGGTCTGA
- a CDS encoding ATP-binding protein, with amino-acid sequence MPGPAGHVTIVGMPEAASLPVDDPRPPRKLYRSSDGRWLGGVARGLAGHLGLPVIWVRLAFVGLFMANGLGALLYAAFWFFVPLGVGGVGAHKPPAAAETVAGGRRRLVARKPDRGQIVALLLMVIVSIVFVGSVNLTSAAKAYLLPAVLVAAGVALVWRQADNARRARWVEVGRRRRTLTLVRAAAGVVLVTAGVSAVFWLQGSAAHLGAVLQAALAVLVGITLLAGPYLVRMTQDLSEERLMRIRAQERAEVAAHVHDSVLHTLTLIQRNADNANEVRRLARAQERDLRTWLYKPEGTGKDEADEPDTVAEAVRRNAAEVEDKHGVPIEVVVVGDCPLDERTGAQMQAAREAMVNAAKYGGEGGAVQVYAEVEGRTVFVSVRDRGPGFDLDSIPADRMGVRESIIGRMERNGGTARLRPVPGGGTEVELEMERAEKTS; translated from the coding sequence ATGCCTGGCCCCGCCGGGCATGTGACCATCGTTGGCATGCCGGAAGCCGCAAGCCTCCCAGTCGACGACCCGCGGCCGCCGCGCAAGCTCTACCGCAGCAGCGACGGACGCTGGCTCGGCGGAGTGGCGCGGGGCCTCGCCGGGCATCTCGGACTGCCCGTGATCTGGGTGCGGCTCGCCTTCGTCGGCCTCTTCATGGCCAACGGCCTGGGCGCGTTGCTGTACGCGGCGTTCTGGTTCTTCGTCCCGCTCGGCGTCGGCGGCGTCGGTGCCCACAAGCCGCCGGCAGCCGCGGAGACCGTGGCCGGCGGACGGCGCAGGCTCGTGGCCCGCAAGCCGGACCGCGGGCAGATCGTCGCGCTGCTGCTGATGGTCATCGTGTCCATCGTGTTCGTGGGCAGCGTGAACCTGACCAGCGCGGCCAAGGCGTATCTGCTGCCCGCCGTCCTCGTGGCGGCCGGTGTCGCCCTCGTCTGGCGTCAGGCGGACAACGCCCGCCGGGCCCGCTGGGTCGAGGTCGGCCGGCGGCGGCGCACCCTCACCCTGGTGCGCGCGGCCGCCGGCGTCGTCCTCGTCACGGCCGGCGTCTCCGCCGTGTTCTGGCTCCAGGGCTCGGCCGCCCACCTCGGCGCCGTCCTCCAGGCCGCGCTCGCCGTCCTCGTCGGCATCACCCTGCTCGCCGGTCCGTATCTGGTCCGGATGACCCAGGACCTCTCCGAGGAACGTCTGATGCGCATCCGCGCCCAGGAGCGCGCGGAGGTCGCCGCGCATGTGCACGACTCGGTGCTGCACACCCTGACCCTGATCCAGCGCAACGCCGACAACGCGAACGAGGTGCGCCGCCTCGCCCGCGCCCAGGAGCGCGATCTGCGCACCTGGCTGTACAAGCCGGAGGGCACCGGCAAGGACGAGGCCGACGAGCCGGACACGGTCGCCGAGGCGGTGCGGCGCAACGCCGCCGAGGTGGAGGACAAGCACGGCGTGCCCATCGAGGTCGTCGTGGTCGGCGACTGCCCGCTGGACGAGAGGACCGGCGCGCAGATGCAGGCGGCGCGCGAGGCGATGGTGAACGCCGCCAAGTACGGTGGCGAGGGCGGCGCCGTACAGGTGTATGCCGAAGTCGAGGGGAGGACGGTCTTCGTGTCCGTGCGCGACCGGGGTCCCGGCTTCGATCTCGACTCGATACCCGCCGACCGCATGGGCGTCAGAGAATCGATCATCGGCCGCATGGAGCGCAACGGCGGCACGGCCCGGCTGCGGCCGGTGCCGGGCGGCGGCACGGAGGTCGAGCTGGAGATGGAGAGGGCGGAGAAGACGTCATGA
- a CDS encoding PspC domain-containing protein encodes MTDHEHAATGPGPGSGPRPAPGTGPTDAASAATRTSGAAGAGPRTHAPQQDKDQGRDQDQERTDTDAPGRFRRDHRHKMIAGVCAGLGRHTDMDPVIFRITLAVLSATGGIGLIFYGFAWLLVPYEDEEENEVRKLLTGRVDGQALAAVLFALVGCGIFLTMLRNGGVLAFAVVLSLLLAAAGYWSRRRGAPDPDPLAAQAAADAPPEAQAPPVVDIYPSWWRDPIVKDGTHVGGTGYLWGPADARARDVTSVLDVGIATPWTHHGHQDSTQPRPPAPPRPRGPRWIGGWVFLLALVAGGLGTGLTWDTHPLGTSLQTGLACALAVFGLGLVVSAFLGRTGAGTVLLAIVTAALLAGTAALPKDITTHWRDTSWAPSAAAQVRPAYDLGTGRGTLDLSRVRPGRGRTVATDAHVGAGQLKVVVPADAIVRMSIEVGVGDIRLPGDNRKDVDVQPRRLRNVTLTPAKGAKDTGTLDLTLKVGLGQVEVSRAAS; translated from the coding sequence ATGACGGATCACGAGCACGCCGCGACGGGTCCGGGACCCGGCTCCGGCCCGCGCCCGGCCCCGGGCACCGGACCGACGGATGCCGCGTCCGCCGCGACGAGGACATCGGGAGCGGCCGGCGCCGGCCCACGCACCCACGCACCGCAGCAGGACAAGGACCAGGGCCGAGATCAGGATCAGGAGCGAACCGACACCGACGCCCCCGGGCGGTTCCGGCGCGACCACCGGCACAAGATGATCGCGGGCGTGTGCGCGGGTCTCGGCCGGCACACCGACATGGACCCGGTGATCTTCCGGATCACTCTGGCCGTGCTGTCCGCGACCGGTGGCATCGGCCTCATCTTCTACGGCTTCGCGTGGCTGCTGGTGCCGTACGAGGACGAGGAGGAGAACGAGGTCCGCAAGCTGCTGACCGGCCGGGTCGACGGCCAGGCGCTCGCCGCCGTGCTGTTCGCCCTGGTCGGCTGCGGAATCTTCCTGACCATGCTGAGAAACGGCGGGGTGCTGGCCTTCGCCGTGGTGCTCTCCCTGCTGCTGGCGGCCGCCGGGTACTGGTCGCGGCGCCGCGGCGCCCCCGACCCCGATCCGCTCGCCGCCCAGGCCGCCGCCGACGCGCCGCCGGAGGCACAGGCGCCGCCGGTCGTCGACATCTACCCCTCCTGGTGGCGGGACCCGATCGTCAAGGACGGCACGCATGTCGGCGGCACCGGCTATCTGTGGGGACCCGCCGACGCCCGCGCCCGGGATGTCACCTCGGTGCTCGACGTCGGCATCGCCACCCCTTGGACGCACCACGGCCACCAGGACTCGACACAGCCGAGGCCCCCGGCTCCCCCGAGACCGCGCGGCCCGCGCTGGATAGGCGGCTGGGTGTTCCTGCTCGCCCTGGTGGCGGGCGGCCTGGGCACCGGACTGACCTGGGACACGCACCCGCTGGGCACCAGTCTGCAGACCGGCCTGGCGTGCGCGCTGGCGGTGTTCGGCCTGGGCCTCGTGGTCAGCGCGTTCCTGGGGCGCACGGGAGCCGGGACGGTGTTGCTGGCGATCGTCACGGCGGCCCTGCTCGCCGGGACGGCGGCCCTGCCGAAGGACATCACCACCCACTGGAGAGACACCTCCTGGGCTCCCTCCGCGGCGGCACAGGTACGGCCGGCGTACGACCTCGGCACCGGCCGCGGGACGCTGGACCTGAGCCGGGTGCGTCCGGGCCGGGGCCGGACGGTCGCGACGGACGCCCATGTGGGCGCCGGGCAGTTGAAAGTGGTCGTGCCGGCGGACGCGATCGTGCGGATGAGCATCGAGGTGGGTGTCGGCGACATCCGGTTGCCGGGGGACAACAGGAAGGACGTGGACGTGCAGCCGCGCAGGCTCAGGAACGTGACGCTGACGCCGGCCAAGGGCGCCAAGGACACGGGCACGCTGGACCTCACGCTGAAGGTCGGTCTGGGACAGGTGGAGGTCAGCCGTGCTGCGTCATGA
- a CDS encoding DoxX family membrane protein, giving the protein MTHSMRTDTDMDRLNGRGLRDTATHYALLPLRIFLGVTFIYASLDKLTSSSFLKSGGAGSIGETMRSARDSAAIPALVDLALKAPVGFGYAIALGELAVGIGTLLGLLGRLSALGGALISFSLWMTVSWATTPYYYGNDLAYFMAWIPLILAGAPYLSVDAAWRARRRRHLGGY; this is encoded by the coding sequence ATGACTCACAGTATGCGGACGGACACCGACATGGACCGGCTGAACGGCCGCGGCCTGCGTGACACAGCCACCCACTACGCCCTCCTCCCGCTGCGGATCTTCCTCGGCGTCACCTTCATCTACGCGAGCCTGGACAAACTCACCAGCAGCTCCTTCCTGAAGTCCGGCGGTGCCGGATCCATCGGCGAAACCATGCGTTCGGCCCGCGACTCCGCCGCCATCCCGGCCCTGGTCGACCTGGCGCTGAAGGCCCCGGTCGGCTTCGGCTACGCCATCGCCCTCGGTGAACTGGCCGTCGGCATCGGCACGCTGCTCGGTCTGCTCGGCCGGCTGTCCGCGCTCGGCGGAGCGCTGATCTCGTTCAGCCTGTGGATGACGGTCAGCTGGGCGACGACCCCCTACTACTACGGCAACGACCTCGCGTATTTCATGGCCTGGATTCCCCTGATCCTCGCCGGTGCCCCCTATCTCTCGGTGGACGCTGCCTGGCGCGCCCGCCGCCGACGGCACCTGGGCGGCTACTGA
- a CDS encoding class II aldolase/adducin family protein, whose amino-acid sequence MHGPNPPLPLPTDQLRFAMPPMFESVEDERRHRKERLAGALRIFGRAGLEDGVSGHITARDPEFSECFWVNPFGMPFRHVTVSDLVLANQDGQVVEGRYHVNQAAFTVHAQVHAARPDVVAVAHCHSVHGRALAALGELIDPITQESCAFYEDVALYDAYSGVTVDVEEGRRIAGALGSRKALVLRNHGLLTVGDSVDAAAWWFLSMERSCQVQLTAKAAGRPVLIDHKLAVATREQLGGDLVAWINYQPLWQDISRSEPDLLS is encoded by the coding sequence ATGCACGGGCCCAACCCGCCCCTGCCGCTGCCCACCGACCAGCTGCGGTTCGCCATGCCGCCGATGTTCGAGTCGGTCGAGGACGAGCGCCGGCACCGCAAGGAGCGGCTCGCCGGCGCCCTGCGGATCTTCGGGCGGGCCGGGCTCGAGGACGGGGTCTCCGGGCACATCACCGCCCGCGACCCGGAGTTCTCCGAATGCTTCTGGGTCAACCCGTTCGGAATGCCGTTCCGGCACGTCACCGTCAGCGATCTCGTCCTCGCCAACCAGGACGGGCAGGTCGTCGAGGGCCGCTACCACGTCAACCAGGCCGCCTTCACCGTGCACGCCCAGGTGCACGCCGCACGCCCGGACGTCGTCGCCGTCGCCCACTGCCACTCCGTGCACGGCCGCGCCCTCGCCGCCCTCGGCGAGCTGATCGACCCCATCACCCAGGAGAGCTGTGCCTTCTACGAGGACGTGGCCCTCTACGACGCCTACTCCGGCGTCACCGTCGACGTCGAGGAGGGCCGCCGGATCGCCGGGGCGCTCGGCTCCCGCAAGGCGCTCGTGCTGCGCAACCACGGGCTGCTCACCGTCGGCGACTCGGTGGACGCCGCCGCCTGGTGGTTCCTGTCCATGGAGCGCTCCTGCCAGGTGCAGCTGACGGCGAAGGCGGCCGGCCGCCCCGTCCTCATCGACCACAAGCTGGCCGTCGCCACCCGGGAACAGCTCGGCGGCGACCTGGTGGCCTGGATCAACTACCAGCCCCTGTGGCAGGACATCAGCCGCAGCGAACCGGACCTGCTCAGCTGA
- a CDS encoding pyridoxamine 5'-phosphate oxidase family protein, translated as MIPANWAFFTTVEPELAAFVEQRFRAFRHHVLATLRKDGSPRTSGLEADFRDGELWLGMMADSLKALDLRRDPRFALQANPGEGTDMGGGDVRIAGRALEVEGERKSGYAKEVEPPEPFHLFRAELTEVVRTRVENDRYLVVQVWTPGEPLRTIRRT; from the coding sequence ATGATTCCTGCGAACTGGGCGTTCTTCACCACCGTCGAACCCGAGCTGGCCGCGTTCGTCGAGCAGCGCTTCCGCGCGTTCCGCCACCACGTCCTCGCCACCCTCCGCAAGGACGGCTCGCCGCGCACCAGTGGCCTGGAGGCCGACTTCCGCGACGGCGAGCTGTGGCTGGGCATGATGGCGGACTCGCTCAAGGCCCTCGACCTGCGCCGCGATCCGCGCTTCGCGCTGCAGGCGAACCCGGGCGAGGGCACGGACATGGGCGGCGGTGACGTACGGATCGCGGGGCGGGCGCTCGAGGTCGAGGGCGAGCGGAAGTCCGGTTATGCGAAAGAGGTGGAACCGCCGGAGCCGTTCCACCTCTTCCGTGCCGAGCTGACGGAGGTCGTGCGGACCCGCGTCGAGAACGACCGGTATCTGGTCGTCCAGGTCTGGACGCCCGGCGAGCCCCTGCGCACGATCAGGCGCACCTGA